GAGCCCGACGCTGGTGAAGAGGCCTTCATCGACTTCCTTCTGGGGGAGGAGGGGCAGTCGCTGGTGGAGGAGATAGGCTTTCTCCCGATCGGCTGAAACTGATAAATCGATTAAAAAAGTTGGAGGGAGCGGCGCTTGGCCCTAAGGCGGCAAGCGCCTCTCAAATACCATCGTGATCTTCTCATTTGCAGTCTTCACAGTATTGGGCCTTGGAGGTGTCGTTCCAGGCCTGGCCCCAGGCCTTCTCGCGGCAGGTGCAGTCGAAGATCTCCTCCTCGCCCCAGAGCTTGTCGGAGTCCTGCATGGAGCCGTAGCCGCCTATGCAGCAGGAGAGCCAGTCGTCCCTCGGCTTTGATCCGGTGCAGCTGGTGCAGATCTCCATGTTCTTGGTGATCTTGAAGGTGCCGATGTAGTTCTCATCGATCTCGACGAGGGGGTTTTTCAGACCGTACAATGATCTGGTCGTCGGTTTATTAGTCTTTGTGTCATAGGGCAACGCCCTCGTCACAAGCTGGCCGATGTGCACCGTCCCTTCCGTGACCTCCTCCTCGATCTTCATTTTGGTGAGGCTGGAGCCTTTCGTGGGCTTTAAGCTGTAATAACCCGTGGGAGGCCATTTGTCGATGTTCTTGAGGGTAACCCCGATGTCCTTTTTGAACGCCGAAGCATACTCAATCTGATGGACCATGGAGACGCCCTCGTCTGAGCACGAGCCATCGTAGTTCTTGGCCTCCGTCCTCTCCTTCAGCTTTGAGTTGAAAACTATCGGATTTTCAGCGTAGTATCCCGTGCCGTAGGCCATAGCCACGGGGGCATAGGTCATCTCATTCTGCTCGAGAAATGTGATGTTCTCCGCATGGGGTTTCTCACAGCCTTTGTATGGATCGCAAGTGGAACTGCATATTGTTTTGTTACCTTTTTTCTCGGTTTTCCACGATTCATATACCCACGTGTTCCGATCATTATAATCTCCGCTTACGCTGGATTGGTTGGAGTAAATCAGGGTTGCACCATCCATGGTGCCGCTCCCGTGAAGGTAGTTCTTGAGCTGGAGAGACTCGGTGTTCACCCTCTGGTAGACCATGACGTAACCTTGTCCCTCGACATCCTGTTCGAAGACTTGCTCGTTCTTTACGTAATATCCGTCCGGGTTATTGGCCGCCCACGCGGGGCCTGAGATCGCGAGCAACACCAGAAGCAACGGCCAGATCCTCATAATCGTCCCTACACCGCTCATTTTCATCCCGTCCTCCGATATCTTAATATTAAACAGCGCGTACATGACATTTATTGCTATATATGCTTTTCTAAGTCTGATTTATCCTTAAAATCAGGAAAAAGTTAACATTATATCTTAAAATAATGACCTTTTAACCGAAATACCTCGTCGCCGGGACCTTCCCATCGCCTTCCGGAGGGGGCGGAGGCTCTCCGTCAGGTCCTCAGAATCGACGGGGATTGGATCTTTACATCTTGGAAGGGCGGTCCAAGGGGCGCAGCCGGGGATTTAATCAATTTATATTGACTTATAGCAAACATATTTGATTGTTATTTATCTGCTTATACTTAAATTCACCTCCCCCACCCTCGGCTGAGCCCTAAGGATCGGTGCGGAGAGGGAGGCCGATTTTTGTCGCGGCCCTCAGAAAGATCCGTCGCCCCGGGCCACGGGGGATCGGCGTCGTTCTTTCATACGTATCTATGGAAAAGAATATATTCATGCGAAGCTCAAATTTACAATCCTGGGAGATGAATTTTGTATGTTCGATAGAGGAATCTTCTGCATCCTGATCGCCCTCTCGTTATCCCTTGCCGTCCAATCGACTTCGGCGCAGGATGGCGATCCTGGGGTGAGGCCTGTCCTGGATGATCTTGATGGAGAGGTTGAAGAAGGTGGATCTTTTAACGAAACATCGTCTTTCAACGAGACCGCCCCCTCCGGAGGTGCTGCGATCTTTGGGGAGGGGGCCGAAGATACCGGCGAAGAGGGTCTGATCGCCGTTGATGATGGAAACAAGACCGCCTCCGAGGTGCTCTCGCCCGAAACGCCGGCAGGCGAGATCCCCGGCCACCCAGCGGCGTATGGCTGCCCAGGGGCGGTCTATCTGGCAGCCGAGGACGTTTACGTGGACTTGATGGAGGAGATGGTCTACAACGACGACCATCTGGTCTGCGAATACCTGAAGGGCCGCGGTTACGAGGCGGAAGAGTTTCCAGCGATGGCCATGATCCAGTTCAACATATCCGACCTGGTGGTGGAGGAGGACGACGTCGCCGTCCTCGTTCTGAAGGCGGAGGCGATCGATAAGGCGGGCGACGAGAATTCGGGATTGATCCTCGTTCCCATAACCTCCGAGTGGACCGAAGGCTCGAGCTTCCCAGCCCTGGCGTTGAACCTCCTCTCGATGATCTCCATCCTGGAGGATAGCTCCGAGATCGACCTCGGCCGGATCGGGATGAGCTTCGGCCAGGACCGGATCGTCGTCTTCGACGTAAAAGAGCTCCTCAAGGCGGCGGAAGGCGAGAGGTTATCCTTCGCCGTGATGGCGGTGGCGGATGTCGACTACAGGGTAAGCTTCAGGTCGAGGGAGACGGGGGAGGGGCCCGCCATCCTGATCGCGCCCTATCCGACGGCGGTCTCCGGCTGAGCCTCCCGTCGGCGGCCCGAAGGATCGATAGGGAGGCCGAAGGGGGAAGCGGCCGCCCTTGGGACCGAGTTCCCTCTCCTCCCACCCTCCTCTCTCAAGATCGGGGCCCTCGGGCCCGCCGGGCCTGAGGGATGCGGCCCCCTTTTCTGCGGCACTGGCCGAAAGCTTTAATATCGTACGCTTAAGTTCTCAAGCCAATCGCTAGAATATTCAAGGCGATCATTATGTGCCACGGACAAAGCCAGGCCCTGAGAGAGGTTCAGAGGTGCATCCGCGCTCTCCACTGCCCCACGAGGTGGAGGATCATCCAGTGCATCGGCGCGGAGGAGAGGAGCACGAGGGAGATCTTTGAAGAGCTGGGGCTGGGGGAGGAGATATCCCTAGCCGGGCTTTACTATCACCTCTCCGCCCTCAAGGGGGCAGGGATCGTCGAGGTGGCCTCTTATAGAGAGTCAAAAGCCGGAACTCCGGAGAAGGTCTGGAGGCTGAAGACCCGGAGAATTGTCATAGATCTTCTGGAAGATTGCGAGGTGAAATGATATGCGCTGCGGAGATGATGCAGGTTATCGCGCACCCCCCCTGGGGAGGGGTGCCGGCAGAGATGAGGGTTGCGGATGCCAGGGCCACGGCCACGACCAGGCCGGCCACCACGGTCTCGGCCGTTCCGGAGAGGGCGGAGGCTGTTGCTGTGGAGGCCACCCCCCCGTCAGCCGGGAGGAGATGATATCGACCCTGGAGGAGTACAGGGGTTCCCTCAGGAGGGAGCTGGAAAGGGTTGAGGCGAAGCTGAGAGAGCTGACCGGGGATTGAGGCTGGAGACCCCCGCCTTTTTGGGGAGGGCGTTGGCAGAGGGACCGTTGGGTTTTGGGGGTGAGGTTTGAGATCGATTGAAGTCCGGGGGCTGACCAAGCGGTTCGGCGATCTGGTCGCCGTCGATGGCATCAGCTTCGATGTAGAGGAGGGGGAGGTCTTCGGCCTCCTCGGCCCCAACGGCTCGGGGAAGACCACCACCATCAGGATGCTCGTCGGCCTCTCCCGGCCGACGGCGGGGACGGCCAAAGTCCTCGGATACGACCTCTCCTCGGGGATCGTCGAGGCTAAAAGGCGGATCGGGGTCGTCCCCGACAGCTCAAACCTTTACGAAGAGCTGACCGCAAGAGAGAACCTCCTCTTCATGGCTGGTCTCTATGGGGTCCCCAAGGCGGACCGGGAAGATAGGGCGGAGGAGCTCCTCAGGGCCTTCGGCCTCAGCGGCCGGGGCGACGACAGGTTCGGAACCTTCTCCCGGGGGATGAAGCGGGCCCTCACCATCGCCGCAGCTCTCATCCACGATCCCCACCTCCTATTCCTCGACGAGCCGACGGTGGGGCTGGACGTGGTGGCGGCCCGCTCCCTCCGAAGCCTGATCTCGGATCTCCACGATAGGGGGCTGACGATAGTCCTCACCACCCACTATCTGGAGGAGGCGGACCATCTCTGCGATCGGATCGCCATCCTGGTCCGGGGGAAGGTCGTCGGGATCGATACGCCTGAGGGTCTGAAGAGGTCCGCCGACGAGGAGCCCGTCATCGAGGTCACCTTCGGCAGATCCGCCTTTGACCTTTGGCCCCGCCTCTCGGAGCGGCTCCCCGGCTCTGGGGTGGTCCTCCTGGAGGGGTCCCGGGTCAGGATCACCGGAGGAGACCCCTCCCGGGTCCTGGAGGAGGTCTTCGAGTTCTCGCGAGGCCACAACCTGGGGCTCCGGGCGATAAACAGCTTGACTCCGAGCCTCGAGGACGCTTTCGTCAGGATAACCGGCCTCAGCCCGACGGTGATGGCAAAGGAGAAGGGGGGGAAGGGGGTATGATCCAAGACGACCTCCGGTGCATATGGCTGATAGCGGCAAAGGACATGAGGACCTACTACCTCAAGCCCCCGGCGATAAGCTGGGGGATCGTCTTCCCCCTGGCCTGGACCCTCGCCTTCTTTCTTAGGAGCCCCGGGGACTTCGAAGACCTCGTCCCGGGGCTGATCGCCATGACGATCCTCTTCAGCACGACGGCGGCGGAGGCGGTGGTGATAAACTTCGAGCTGAGGATCGGATCCCTGGAGCGCCTCCTCCTGGCCCCGGTGAGGACCGACGCCGTCCTCCTGGGGAAGGTCCTGGGCGGCTTTCTCTTCGGGCTGTTGATGACCTCGGTGGTGACGTTGAGCACCGTCGTCGGCCTCCGCCTCCGGCCCGATCTTGCGGCCCTGATCCCGGTGGTTTTGATCTCCCTTTTGGTCTATTCGTCGATGGGGGCCCTCTTCAGCGTCGGCTTCAAGGAGGTCTTCGAGGCCCAGACCTTCTTGAACCTCCCCAGGTTCCTGATGGTCTTCCTCTGCGGCGTCGTCTATCCGATATCAGCGATGCCCGAGGGGCTTCAGCTCTTGAGCCGGGTCCTCCCCCTCACCTACACCGTCGAAGGGCTCCGAACCGCCTTCTTTTCCGGATCATCAAGCCCGCAGACCGCCTCCCTCGTCCTCGCCGGCTTTCTTTTGATCTTCATCTATCCGGCGGCGAAGATCCTTCAGAAGAGGTTTGAGTGATCGGTCGAGGGATCTATGAGATCTTCTGGACGATCTTTAGATGAACTTCAAGATGGGGCTTCCTTGGTCGCCGAGATCCGATGGATATTTAGCTTGTGCTGACGAGATAGAATACAAGATCTGGATGAGCCGGATCTTTGACGTAAAGGGAGTTGAGATGAATTGAGATCGATAGTACTGTTGGTCCTGGCGATGATGGCCCTCGCCCCCGGGGCAGCGGCCTGCGGCTGCAGCGGCGGCCTCGACGGTGTGGGGGGGCCGAAGATGATGAGCGATATCTGCCCTGAGGATTACGCCATCCGGGGGCCCAGGATGACCTTCCAGGAGGACGCCCGGTATGGGGTGGCCCTTTCGATCGACCCCGCCGGAGGCGCCAGCATGGCCTTCGTCGGAGGCGAGGACGGCCGCAGGCTCGGGGCTCCGGCCCAGGGCGGAAGCCCGGCCCCTTCGGGCGGCCTCTCCTTCAGCCAGCAGGTGTCCCACCGCCTCAACCTCGTCCCCGGGGACCTGGGGGCCTTCCGGGGGATGATGGGGGTGTGGGGCGGGTCCGGCCCGTGAGGCCCTAGAGGGCGATAGGTCCACGGCAAGGCCCCCCGGCCGGGGGGCCAAACCGAAACATTTTTCGCCGTGGAAGCCTGATGTGAGGGCGGTGATCTCCGATGGGGTTGGCCAAGAAGCTCTTCAAGGCCCTGGCCCTCATAGGCCTCGGCAAATTCGTCTCCCGCCTCAAAAAGGGGCGGAAGCGGCGTAGGTAAATTCTATAATTTTTTATCTCATAAACCTGAGGTGTGCGGGCCGGAGCCCCGAGGAGATCTCGCGGCTCATCCTGACCCACGCCCACCCCGACCACATGGGGGCGGCCCGGGCCGTAAAGGAGGCGTCGGGCTGCTCTGTGGCGTGCCACCCGGCCGATAAGGGATGGATCGAGGACGTTTGCCAGCAGCTCGCCGACCGCCCCGTCCCCGGCTTCGAGGACCTGGTGGCCGGCTCCGTCGGGGCCGACGAGGAGCTCCTCGACGGGGACCGGATCGACCTCGGCGGCGGGCGGGATCTGGAGGTGATCCACACCCCCGGCCACTCCCCCGGCTCCATCTCCCTCTGGATGGCCGAAGGGGGGGTCCTCTTCTCCGCCGACGCCATCCCCCTGCCGGGAGGGATGCCGATATACGACGATGTCTTGAGCTCCGTCCAATCGGTCCGGAGGTTGAGGGGGATCGAGGGAGTCCGGCTCCTTCTATCGGCCTGGGACGATCCCCGGACCGGGGCGGACGCCCGCCGGATCATCGACGAGGGGGCTCCTTCATCTCCAGAGGATCCACGCCGCCGTCATCAGGGCGGCGGGGTCTGCCCCGTCGCTGGAGAGGGGGGAGCTATGCCGCCGGACCCTCCGGGAGATCGGCCTCCCCGAGGCGATGGCAAACCCCCTCACCTGCCGGTCCTTCGCCTCCAGCCTCAAGCTCCTCCACCGAAGGGACCTCCCGGAGGGTTAGGGTTGAGGTGGGGCGGCCCATGCCATCTCACCCCCTCAAACTCCGTAGGGACGGGGGCCTGCATACTTCAGAGGGGGCTCGCCTCCGCCTCAATCCCTCATCTCGAAGGGGTAGGGGAAGATCTCCGAGACCATCTTCGTCGAGTAGTTCCCCTCCTCTCCCAGGACGACCAGGATCCCCCGGCCGAACTCGAAGAGGATCTGCCGCTCCTCCCCCGTCGGGGCCGCGGCCCTCCCGTCGGGGAGACGGTTTATCACCGCCCGGATCTCGGAGTCCCCCTCGGAGATCGCCTTATAGATCGCCACCTTCAGGGCGCTGGTGGTGAGGCCGTAGAGGGCGTTCTCGACGTTGCAGCCGGTGTAGATCCTCCCCGAGGAGGTGAGGACCGCAGCGCCGACGGGGTAGCGGGAGTAGGGGGCGTAGGCGGACAAGCTAGCCTTCCGGGAGGCTTCTGCCAGGGCCGAAACCTCCGAGTCGTCCAGCTCCTGGACAAACCAGCTGCGGTAGAGCTGATCATATCTCCCGTCCTCCAGGAGCTCCACCATCGCCGCATCGATGGACCTGAGGAGCTCCGGATCTCTCACCCCAAAGTAGAGGGAGTGCATCTCCCAGGGGGTGGCGAGAGGCCTGATCCCGGAATCGTCATGCAACCTCATCCAGAACCGGGTGGTGGAGCCTCCGCCGACGAAGGCGTCGGCCTCTCCCCCTTTGAGGGCCTGGAGGGCCTCCCCCTCGGATTCGTAAGCCAGAACCTCGATGCCGTTTCGATCCTTCAGGAGGTCGAAGGAGATGCTCCCGTTCTGCACCGCCACCTTTCTCCCTGCTAGCATATCGGCCGATATGACGTCGCCGTCATCCCGGACGAAGGTGAGGATGTCGAAGGTCCCGTGGGGGCGGGCTGTGAAGTTGAACTCGGCGAGCCTCTCCTCGGTCTTGACCAGACCGCCGATCACCTCCGCCACCCCCCGCTGGAAGGTGCGCTGCGCCTCGGTCCAGACCATCGGCTCGGGGATCAGCCGGAACCCCACCTCCTCCCCCAGGAGCCGGAGGAGGTCCAGCTCGAAGCCCCGGAGGGAGCCCCCCTCCTCATAGGTGAAGGGGGCGAAGTCCCGGTCGAATACAAACCGGAGATCGGCATCGTAGGACGCCTCTTCCGAACCATCGGCGAGGGCGCCGGAGGCGGGAGATCCGGCGGCAAGGATGATCGAAACCAGAAAGCCGATAAATGGCCAGATGCCTCTCATGGATGTACATGGCGGACTTGAGAATAAATTCTTTGTCGGTCCACCTTCATAGGTCCCGGTATCCCTCCCGGAGATCTCATCTTCTGGACGGGTGGGAGGTGGGATGATAATAAATTAATATGATCAAATCGAATATTCTCCTCCATCCTGGGATAGAGCGAGGGGTCGATGATGATCAAGCTCTTCAAGAGAGATAAGGAGATGACAGAGAAGGAGAGGGAGAGGAAGAAGAAGCAGGAAGAGAGGCGAAAGAGGGCTCAGGCCAGGGGTGAGAAGCCCATAAAATAGGTCCCGGGAGGCGGACGGATTTGAAGATTGCCGTGGACATCGATGGGGTGCTGGCCGATCAGGTGGGTGCGGTCCTGGAGGTGATCGAGAGAGAGTATGGCGAGAGGTACCATAAGGGCGACGTCGACCGGGCAGACTGGACCTTCGGCGGGCGAAGGTTGTGGTCGGAGGTCGGGAGGCTATTGGCAGACCCGGAGTACACCTTGAACCTGCCGCTGATAGAGGGCTCTCAGGGTGGGGTAGAACGGCTGAAAGACCATGAGGTCTTCGTAGTGACCGCCAGGCGCCCGGATGCGGAGGAGGCCACCAGGCGTTGGCTCAAAGCCCACTTTCCGTGCCTGAGGGGCTACTTCACCGCCGGGACCGGAACCAAGCATAAGATCCCCTCCGACGTATTGATCGACGACCTCGACCTCAACATCGTGGAGTTCGTCAGGAGCCACCCCCATCGCCGCGGGATCCTCTTCGTCCATCCCTGGAGCATCAACGGCACCGATATCGAGGATTACGCCGACCAGGTCTATTATTGCCCCGGATGGCCGAGGGTGGTGGAGGCGGTCGAGGAGATCGGAGGTCTGGGGTTGCCTCCATCCACCCATCGGCGGCCGCCGGTCTGACCCCTCCTGGGATTTTGTCTCCTCTCCGCCGCATCAAGATCATGCCAGCGCCTTCAGCCTCCGGATCTTCTCCATCACCTCGGCGTGCTCCCTCCTCTTCTCCTCTTCAAGCCGCCTTATGATCCCCTCGAGGGGGGTGCTGAGGGAGTAGACCGCCGGAGGGCGCCCTTTCCCCTGGGGCTGGGCCGTCCGCTCATCAATCCAGTCCTCCCCCCGGAGGCCATGAACGGCGACGCTCACCTCGGACTGGCGTAGCCGCGTCGCCTCCTCGATCTCCTTTGATGTGGCCTCGCCAGCCTTGGAGATGTATGTGATCACCACCGCCATCGCCCGCTGGATGCCGAGGCTCTGGAGGATCTCGACGAACTCGAGGTCCCCGTCGTCCAGCGACCTCGTCGATCCTTCGGTCATTTATCTCACCTCCTCCCAGCCCTCTTCTCCGGCCTCTCCTCGGCCTCGATCGAGGATATCGCCCCCTTGAAGATTATCAGCCTCTTACTCTGGCCCAGGTCTATCAAAAGCTCGTAGTTGTTGTATGCCTCAAGGACGCCCTTGATGGGCCGACCGTCCTTCATCCTGACCATGATCGGTCGATGGAGAAGCGAATCGAGGAACTGGGGAGGCCCTCCCTTAAAATCGTCCTCAGAACCCCCTGAGACGCTCTCCGGTTGGTCATCGACATTCTGGCCTATGCTAATGCTCTCCTTCATTGCCGGCTCCCTCAGAGAGTAAGGGGCGCTATAAAGATATATATTTTTTGATATCTAAAATCCGCCGGGCCGCCGGTGGAGCGAGGGCGGAAGGAGGCGGGCCACCATCGGCGATGGTCTCTCTGGTCCTTCGGATTCAAAAAGGGGCGGCGTCCTTCGAGGTGCCGCCGACGCATCCGATGGCGGATCACCTCCAAAAGATGGGAACGAACCGAGGCTCAGGTTTGTATATGGGCCTATAGCCTCGCGGATCCTTCCACCAGCTGCCATCTATGTGAGCCGGTTGGACGGGGCCGTAATAATACATCGGCGGGGCGGCATCATCCAGGAAGGATCGGGCAACGGGATACCATTCGTCCTGGCCGGCTCTATCATCGTAGAGCCCCCCGAAGATGGGATAGCTGTAGAATCCGTAGCGGCTCCGGTAGATGCTGCCATCCAGGAAGGATCGGGCTACGGGATACCACTCATCGTGAAATAACCTGTCATCATAAAGGCCGACGGCGATAGGATAGCCGAACCGGCCATAGGTGGTGATGAAGCCGACGTCGGATGAAAGCCAGTCCGGCGGCACCAGGCTTGATCCCTCTTGGAACGGCTCCGCCGCATCCCTCCCCGTTGGCGCCTCCGGTGGCGGCATCCCTCCGGCGGCCGATGCCAGAAGGAGGCAAAATATAGCCAGCACAGGTCCTCTCATATCACTAACCTCCTCTTCTCCGGTATAGCATTTTATGATCAAGGTTTATAACAATTACGCCGATACGAAAAGCTGACACCTAGCAGATCTGGGAGGCATAATCCGCAGTCCCATCAATCTGGGGACTGTGGGCCGTCCAGAGGGCGCCCCGCCGCCGCCATCCTCCATTCTTCATGCGTCCACCCCCGAGAAGGAGCCTCTCCCGGTCGGGGGCGGCGAGAAGCCTTTAATGGAGGAAGGAGAATATGGATAGGAGGATAATCATGGTTAAGCTATCAGGTGAGCCGGGAAAGAGCTCGATGAAGTTCAGCGCTGAGAAGGGTTTTGATCAGTTCAAGCAGAAGTTCTCCTTGACCAGCTCGGAGGCCGCGGCCTTTCTGAGGGCGCTCGCCGAGGAGATCGAGGCCGGAGGGGCGGTCAGCATCGCCTACGGCGAGGTCTCCATCTCGGTAAATGCCGCGCCTCCCATCGAGCTTGAGGTTGAGCTGGAGGAGGGCGAGCTCGAGATCGAGATGAAGCTGAAGGCGAGGGCCTGAGCCTTGAAACGGACGGCTCAAATCTGAGATCGGCCCGCCAACGGCGGCCGATGGCGTCCGCCATTTTTCCAACGCCCCTTATCCTTCCTTGATCATGGGCCGCGGCCCTTCGGAAGGGCGGATCTT
The sequence above is drawn from the Methanothrix harundinacea 6Ac genome and encodes:
- a CDS encoding cytidine deaminase, translated to MRGIWPFIGFLVSIILAAGSPASGALADGSEEASYDADLRFVFDRDFAPFTYEEGGSLRGFELDLLRLLGEEVGFRLIPEPMVWTEAQRTFQRGVAEVIGGLVKTEERLAEFNFTARPHGTFDILTFVRDDGDVISADMLAGRKVAVQNGSISFDLLKDRNGIEVLAYESEGEALQALKGGEADAFVGGGSTTRFWMRLHDDSGIRPLATPWEMHSLYFGVRDPELLRSIDAAMVELLEDGRYDQLYRSWFVQELDDSEVSALAEASRKASLSAYAPYSRYPVGAAVLTSSGRIYTGCNVENALYGLTTSALKVAIYKAISEGDSEIRAVINRLPDGRAAAPTGEERQILFEFGRGILVVLGEEGNYSTKMVSEIFPYPFEMRD
- a CDS encoding 5' nucleotidase, NT5C type codes for the protein MKIAVDIDGVLADQVGAVLEVIEREYGERYHKGDVDRADWTFGGRRLWSEVGRLLADPEYTLNLPLIEGSQGGVERLKDHEVFVVTARRPDAEEATRRWLKAHFPCLRGYFTAGTGTKHKIPSDVLIDDLDLNIVEFVRSHPHRRGILFVHPWSINGTDIEDYADQVYYCPGWPRVVEAVEEIGGLGLPPSTHRRPPV
- a CDS encoding ArsR/SmtB family transcription factor, encoding MCHGQSQALREVQRCIRALHCPTRWRIIQCIGAEERSTREIFEELGLGEEISLAGLYYHLSALKGAGIVEVASYRESKAGTPEKVWRLKTRRIVIDLLEDCEVK
- a CDS encoding RNA chaperone Hfq, coding for MKESISIGQNVDDQPESVSGGSEDDFKGGPPQFLDSLLHRPIMVRMKDGRPIKGVLEAYNNYELLIDLGQSKRLIIFKGAISSIEAEERPEKRAGRR
- a CDS encoding amphi-Trp domain-containing protein — protein: MVKLSGEPGKSSMKFSAEKGFDQFKQKFSLTSSEAAAFLRALAEEIEAGGAVSIAYGEVSISVNAAPPIELEVELEEGELEIEMKLKARA
- a CDS encoding ABC transporter permease; this translates as MIQDDLRCIWLIAAKDMRTYYLKPPAISWGIVFPLAWTLAFFLRSPGDFEDLVPGLIAMTILFSTTAAEAVVINFELRIGSLERLLLAPVRTDAVLLGKVLGGFLFGLLMTSVVTLSTVVGLRLRPDLAALIPVVLISLLVYSSMGALFSVGFKEVFEAQTFLNLPRFLMVFLCGVVYPISAMPEGLQLLSRVLPLTYTVEGLRTAFFSGSSSPQTASLVLAGFLLIFIYPAAKILQKRFE
- a CDS encoding ABC transporter ATP-binding protein — protein: MRSIEVRGLTKRFGDLVAVDGISFDVEEGEVFGLLGPNGSGKTTTIRMLVGLSRPTAGTAKVLGYDLSSGIVEAKRRIGVVPDSSNLYEELTARENLLFMAGLYGVPKADREDRAEELLRAFGLSGRGDDRFGTFSRGMKRALTIAAALIHDPHLLFLDEPTVGLDVVAARSLRSLISDLHDRGLTIVLTTHYLEEADHLCDRIAILVRGKVVGIDTPEGLKRSADEEPVIEVTFGRSAFDLWPRLSERLPGSGVVLLEGSRVRITGGDPSRVLEEVFEFSRGHNLGLRAINSLTPSLEDAFVRITGLSPTVMAKEKGGKGV